The Glycine max cultivar Williams 82 chromosome 3, Glycine_max_v4.0, whole genome shotgun sequence sequence AAACTCAAAATGtatcaaatatgttttaaactttATGGTATATATCAACAGCaaatttagaaatatatattgACTGTGAAAATAATAGCAGATGGTGGTGAATGGTGATACAGTTAAGGGTGACCGTGCTGATGAAGATGACAATCTATAACAGTACACAGTAGTCCCAGCAAGGATAATCCAATCAACTAGCTATTGGCTTGTTAGTTGGACtgttttgtttccttgttaaTAAGAAATCAAAATGGCGAGGATGGTCAAGTTTGTTGGCTTAATATTATAATGAGAACTTGAAAAGGGCTAAAATCTTTAAACATTATAGTATTCTACCACTACCAGCTGAACATACCAGTACAAATGGGGGGtgggagaagaaaataattacaatattcCTCACCATGTATCTAACAAGAAACCAAGACGATGATTTGTATTCAATAAAATCACGTAGACTATACACAAATCAACTTTACTACATGATTGAAAATGGAATAGTTATGCATCAATTAGATGGACCACAAGACACCAAAATCAAAACATCAATTTAGCACGATTAAGCTTCTTGCCATGTAGTAAACCAGCATACTGCATGCGTACCTTAGAATAGAGCCCAACATATATAGGAAGCATACGTATATATTGATGACTGTCTACgtgtataaaataaatgaataaagcattctttttgttttaagcaaagaataaagaattctTGTGACAGCTaatcaaacaacacaaaaaaaccAAGTACTTAAAGAAGGCATTATTCCTAACAAAACGTCTGATTTTAAAGCAGTAGCTTgagaagcaaaaataaaaagcaatttattttaacagaaaaagctaatttaatatgtttgttattattcATATCCCCTTCTAATAACATTTGATCCACTTCATGAATATTCATAATTGATGATTTATTATCTTGTGTGCATGTGTGCGTGTGTGAAAAATCTTTTCTCTAAAAGTagttttcatcaaattaatattattttatgattaactTTAAATGTTAACAATTTAAAAACTCTAATACATATCATTAAGGGTATGTTTGGAATCACGCTGAGTAAAAAAATTccacttttcaaaataaaaatgccAAAAACAACTATGTTGTAACTTTAGCCTAAAAGTTTGATGGCTTTAGATTCATCTATTTTCCAAACACACACTAATTCTATATTTACAGTGTGATCAAAATAATAGAATCGTCAAAGTGAGCAACCTAACTAGCTTGACCAGCAAGCTATGTTGTGGAATGTAgactaatttaaatttcttataggCTACACTTTTATCAACTTAACTTGATTGTGTGTGTTAGTCCTAGGAGTACTTTAAATGagttaaattatttgtaaactATTACTCATTAAATACtcaattctttaattaaataaataagtccAAACTTTATATTATGCTTGCTTATTTAAATGAGTCAAATCTAAATTTAACAAGTTCGACATTAATAGTATGTGAcaaatagttatatatatcatgaaaaaaattcaattacatAGATTTGATAAAATCATACTTCTTGTTCaacacatatttttatttgtagattATTATCTactattaaaatgtttttatcaaatatctaattgataaagttaagaataatttatggaaaagtttctcaaaataaaaattaatttaagttataaaatGAACTAAATAAGTCAGGTTCAaacattagatttttttttaaaaaaaatgctaagtTCAATCGTTTAGTTAGGCTCATTTAAATAATTgagttaaattttaatcatcCATTTTTTCACAAACcaaatctaaattttaattcttgacTTAGCTCAACTCGTTTACTTTCTTAGTTGATCCATTAGATGGAACCAAATTGATCtgatttttctctcttaattatatttaaattttataaaaaaaaaaatataatagtagTGAATCAAATAGATATAGTAGTCTTTAGGCCTGTATTACAAAGGCCCGACCCGTCTAACCCTCCTTTAGTCGGGTCAATTAAAACCTAGTATGTTTCAAGCCTAATATTTGACAACTCTACACAAGTGACATGAATAACTTTTCTCACCTTTGTTCCTTaagtcctttttattttattttttaaaaaaaacttgatcaattatgtaaaaaaaataaaattaaataatcgaTGGCAATAAtacaaatcataaaaaatttctaCGTACtctattttaaagttaaaaaagaattgcttgttttatcaatataataagttcgtatctttttttatcttctccGCTAGATAACATATCAAAGTTCAGAATAATATTAACTCCCCACATTTAGGTCGCCTTCATAATAACAAaactttttaataagtttttttcgtcttctttttacttccttttgAAAATGTAATCAACTAGTTTTTTAGCCATCTTATATGGACGTATATCAAAAGGTGCATCTTAGTTGGTTGAGCAAGACTAATGAATGTTGTAAATCATGTGTGGTAGTATGTTTAATTTCTAtggatcataaaaaatattaaaaagataagaCTAAAATACAagtccttttaatttttatttgtgacattttatctttcacttttaaaaaatttgtaattttagttttttttattttttaattgagatattttatctcctacttttaaaatatttgtaattttagtctCCTTAGTTAATTTCAAACTTATTGACAATTTCTATGAATGATTAATGTatttaataacaacaaaatagtttaaaatttaattgttaaattatttaattattatacaatATTGGGTCTTGCTAACAAATACTCTTAGAACattggttaagaaaaaaaaaattcttgtgtaaattatgaaagaacataaaaaaaatatcatgaacaatacaattttttatctctcaataaaaatatttctattttaaattccttcATTAATATCCTTAATTAGGACACTGGTCAGCATATGCtacaatatttaatattaaattatttgtttcacaagataagataaaaatgagTATAAAACTTTTGtctcatattatataattatattgttgagtataatgaagtaaaaaaaattaaaatatttaactaatatatggattttttttttaaaagttacagGTTCTATATGAGTacgtaattttttattcttcacaTTATGGTTGTTTAATAGAGATATTATATAtgtcaaaataagaaaacaaaattgaaccgtgaaaatatatactttaaatcttaaaatatcAGAGATTTAATAGaggaaataaattttcttttgtagGTAATTATGATGTGTTTCtacttattatattataataataaaaagaaaatattattcttttctgTGACAACCGATGCAATTTTAATTAGCTCAATAgattatataaattatcaaaacTCTCACCACTAAACTGACCAAGTGCGTAGGAAGTATTGTTATTTGCACACCAATAAATGCATgtcattttatagaaaaaatagaaaataagagaaaaaaattaaaagtaattcctttgcctataaaaaaatgtctaatGAGTGTGAAATTGGAATATAAAAATCAGTTTTGCATTAtatatttcacttttttaatattagagttaaaaaattaatctgtATTCAAAACGTCATAAACACTGAAGAGAGCTAAGTCATTTAAGTAGTCTATTGAGTATCTCATACTTCATGTGAAACTTAGGCATCCCGTAATATCAAACTCTTCATCATATATAACATCACTCTTATGAGTTAATATCCTGATAGCTAACACTACGACGCTTTACTCGATCGGTCTGATTAATTAACCTTATTGTAGGTAATCATTTCCAAGAAACCAACAATAAAATTTGATACTAATCGATAAGCATCCAAACATCTGGTGAACTCTTCCTTAAAATTAAGCTAGGAATCAAGGAGGAGAACTAACCCATTTAAGTGCTTCATCAAACATTCCACAAAACTCAACGTGAGACTTAAAGATGGGCATAATACCTAGATCcatgttaaaatatttgaaaagtaaGTAGAATGacttattttcatttaactaataaaaaataattttaaaatatataaaaactaattaaaaaaaatatataaaataattttaaaatcattcttgaaaataatttttgtcaattgaaaacttttttttaaatcagttcaatttttatcaataaatattaatagtatTTATTAGAATATTCGAAGCTATTATTATCTCTGGTCACTCCTCCCTTCAATCGTTGAAACTCTCTTCCAAACCATCGTATTAACTTTAAATCTCTTTTAAATTAGTTCTATAAATAtactaagagtgtttggataagaatttcaaatacttcaattggaatttttttatttttaaaattttgtatttggataaaaaaaattaaaattgtcaggatgaaagaaaatggaatgcaaagagaagagaatataTGGTTGGTGTGCTTCTAAAAATAAGAATACTGATACGGCATGGGAAGTCGTAGGGGAATCGGGATACGGCGACATACATCACCTCACCCGACCACAACATTCCGTCAGCGATCCAAGGAATGATCGAGATCCTCCGCGCCGGCAAGCACCTCCGTCACGTGATGGATAGCGACAACTGCTCCCATGACTGGCAGGTGCAATTCTATGTGTCCCCCTACGCCCGCACCCGATCGACGCTCGCAAGTTCAGACGGcgtttcttgaagaagatgatCATCGACGTGAGGGAAGAGTCACGAGTTTGAGAACAAGATTTTGGAAACTTTTAGGttgaagaagagagaaggaaggttataaaagaaatacataaatattttgaaaagctTTTCTATCAataagagaatttcaatttatcacattttaaaagaaaattaaaatttcacatttttagttgtttaaaattccaaaaatttaaattcttcataagaaaaacatttaaacaataaattttagattaaaaaaatttaaattctctaataaattacttttctcgATTAAAATTTTGTATCCAAACGCACTTTAAGTGCAAATTtaattgtaaaacaaaataattgagcCAAGCACATGTAACTATTGTTGGAATGCATTTTTGTGGCCTAAAAAACGTGAATTTTGTGTCAACCAAATAGGATATGCTTGATTCATAGTAAAATAGCTcgactttaaatttaaaatatttttttatacaaaaattcctttgaattttatttcttttttttttcattttcataaaatgagGGTGGGAAGTGGACAAAGGTGGTGTCAGAAATTAAAGTTTCATCTTTCTcttaagagaaagaaaaggttAAAAAGGATAAACTTGTAGGGGCATTTGGGTCAATTCAAAAGGAACTGTCATTCAAGGCTACAGGGTCAAGAAACAGAATCATGTTATTCCCTCATTTTTACCCCTTCAAACTTTTTCCTGTCTCCATCGAAACCTACTGTCCAACCTTTCTTTCCTATTTCCTCCAAAGCCCTAGTCCCCTCCcttcctctctttctctctccttccTAACATACAGCACTGCACAAACACAAGGAAGAATATTAATACGACCATTAACAAGCGACGATGAAAATTTGAGTTTGCTCCAcctttttaaggaaaaaaccCAATCCCTTATCAATCTCGGAAATCAAAGCtactaaaaaaaacaccaacagttacccttgtgagagatttctaGTATTGCTCAACAAATACTCACAACTTTGCTGAATAGAGCAAACGACGAACTGGCCACTCACTCTCCCATCAATCTCATCACATTCTCAACATCAATAAAATCTTCTTTTGCTTCACCATTTCCAGGTACAGTACATGTGTGTTCCAATATTTCTATctccaataaaattaaaataaaaaagataaaaagccATCAAGTCTCCAAGACAAATCAACAATTAATCAGACtttgtttcctttccttctttttttttttaaaaaaaaaattattttttccctttaagGTTGTTGTTTTCATTTACAGTAACttctaaaagcaaaaaaaaacattaaaaaaaattattcaaacaaTAGGACATTTCCTCAACTGTTATCCAAACTATAAGTATAGTAATTCTTTATCTCAATTAACCTTCATCTCTCTCACACACTCCTCTCACCAGCTCTGGTCACTGTCTTAGGAACCCTAGAACAGCAACCCAGATAAACTATTCCAAGACACACAACACACAGAAAGAGAGAATCAAAACAATTAAGCCTTGGATCTGCATAGCAAAGCAAAGAACAAGGGCCATGGATTCAAATATTCAAGACTTTATAGACACATGTAACTCCGACAACACCTGCAACCTCATCACAAATAGCATCACCACCGCCAACTTAACAGCTAGTGCTGCCTCTTCCTCTCCTGCTTCCACCTCCATCACCAGCAGCAGCCGCTACGAGAACCAGAAGCGCCGTGACTGGAACACCTTCGGTCAATACCTCAAGAACCACCgtccccctctctccctctccagGTGCAGCGGTGCACACGTCCTTGAATTTCTAAGGTACACACACACCCTCTTAATTAGTCTTGCACACCATGCAcctcttctctctctatatattttttataaaacccaCATGTATCTTTTATCAGAACCACCAGATAATATCTGGATGACAGAGCTCTCCTTCTGATACTTGGAAAGAGAGCCTGTTGTCACTATCTATCTGACTCTcgagtaaaattattttcttttcaacataCATACATTGGGTCTTTGTTATGtatgtatgaatttttttttgttgttattgttatgtGTGTGTATAGGTACCTGGATCAATTTGGGAAGACCAAAGTGCACACACCGATCTGCCCTTTTTACGGGCACCCGAACCCTCCGGCGCCATGTCCATGTCCTCTTAGGCAAGCTTGGGGGAGCCTTGACGCACTCATAGGGCGTTTGCGTGCAGCTTTTGAGGAAAATGGAGGGAAGCCAGAGGCAAACCCTTTTGGAGCCCGAGCTGTGAGACTCTACCTTCGTGAGGTTCGTGATCTGCAGTCCAAAGCCAGAGGAATTAGctatgagaagaagaaaagaaagcgtCCACCACCTCAGCAACAACCCATGCCAATACCTCATCACCCTCTTCCTCCTCCAGGTGCAAGTGCAACTCATTAGAGGAATTCAATTCTCACACTCCATGCCAAATTCTACCACCTTCCTCTCTCACTCAATCTTTTTCCTTTGTGTCCAAACTCAAAAAACCTTCATCTCCAAGTGGGATCTCTTCTTTTAATCCCAATATGCTTTTAGAGTTATGATCTAGCTAATTTAGTATCATGATATTtagggtttttttattttatttttctttgttaatttttttaagttggtGAAAGCTGCTATATCTCTGGTCCATATAGACTGTTTGTCTTTGGATCCTGTTTGGTCAGGGAGAAGCAAAagtctaaaattaaattctggGATATATCATGCATCTCTCTGCTTTAAAAGCAGACAGTGCGGTACTGGTAGTAGACTGATAGTGCGTGGGAAGTACTGAAAAGTGGAAGTGAGACTGTGAGAGAGTGAATGGATATACATGGAAGCCATGATCCTTGTGATGAGGAAACCAAAAGTATGGTATTATCATTCATAGTTCTATATAATATATgtacttttccttttctctatgTCAAGCTTAGACTTGTTGGGGATTAATTATGTGCCTTaccttaatttatatatatattattttaattttctgattTAAAAgggtgttgaattttattataattgctTGCAAATTCGAACTTGATAACTATAGGTAACAAGTCACTTCCGTACATGGTGATGTTGGATAACATCTTCGAATAttgattatcattattattttcttataccTATAAATGATTAGTACTCTTTCttagcttctttttttcctcGTAGTTGCCACTTATGTGCTTTACTGTCTCCCCCAAACCCAAAtgtattttgtgtgaaaaacaATGATAGTGCTTCTAAAGCTTAATCA is a genomic window containing:
- the LOC100778283 gene encoding protein LIGHT-DEPENDENT SHORT HYPOCOTYLS 4, translated to MDSNIQDFIDTCNSDNTCNLITNSITTANLTASAASSSPASTSITSSSRYENQKRRDWNTFGQYLKNHRPPLSLSRCSGAHVLEFLRYLDQFGKTKVHTPICPFYGHPNPPAPCPCPLRQAWGSLDALIGRLRAAFEENGGKPEANPFGARAVRLYLREVRDLQSKARGISYEKKKRKRPPPQQQPMPIPHHPLPPPGASATH